The following coding sequences lie in one Amycolatopsis cihanbeyliensis genomic window:
- a CDS encoding SDR family NAD(P)-dependent oxidoreductase encodes MSYTENYTELFRLDGRRAVVLGAGSGIGRESARALAAHGAWVVCADRDLAGATETAELAGERAEAYRLDLLDSAAVERAAAELGELDIVVLTAAMNVRKRLLDYRREEFDRVVALNLGATFEVVRAFGARLVGRGGGSIIAFSSIRGSTVEPGQGVYAATKAGLVQLLRTAAAEFGPAGVRVNAIAPGVVETPLTEPIKADPDWYRAYASKSALGRWARPAELAGAVVYLASDAASFVTGAVLPVDGGWTAVDGRYDPPAG; translated from the coding sequence CGAGCTGTTCCGGTTGGACGGCAGGCGGGCCGTGGTGCTGGGCGCGGGCAGCGGGATCGGCAGGGAGTCGGCGCGGGCACTGGCCGCGCACGGGGCCTGGGTGGTCTGCGCCGACCGGGACCTCGCGGGGGCGACCGAGACCGCGGAGCTTGCCGGCGAGCGTGCCGAGGCCTACCGGCTGGACCTGCTGGATTCCGCCGCGGTCGAGCGGGCCGCCGCCGAGCTGGGGGAGCTGGACATCGTGGTGCTCACCGCCGCGATGAACGTGCGCAAGCGTTTGCTGGACTACCGGCGGGAGGAGTTCGACCGGGTGGTCGCGCTGAACCTCGGTGCCACCTTCGAGGTGGTGCGGGCGTTCGGGGCGCGGCTGGTCGGCAGGGGCGGTGGCAGCATCATCGCGTTCTCCTCGATCCGGGGCAGCACCGTGGAACCCGGGCAGGGGGTGTACGCGGCCACCAAGGCGGGACTGGTGCAGCTACTGCGTACCGCGGCCGCCGAGTTCGGCCCGGCGGGGGTACGGGTGAACGCGATCGCACCCGGGGTGGTGGAGACCCCGCTGACCGAGCCGATCAAGGCCGACCCGGACTGGTACCGGGCCTACGCGAGCAAGAGCGCGTTGGGCAGGTGGGCGCGGCCGGCCGAGCTGGCGGGCGCGGTGGTCTACCTGGCCTCGGACGCGGCCAGCTTCGTCACCGGCGCCGTGCTGCCGGTGGACGGCGGCTGGACGGCGGTGGACGGACGCTACGACCCGCCAGCAGGGTAG
- a CDS encoding amidase has product MSDLIELSATELIQGYRGGTLSPVEVTGAAIARIEELEPTLCALYASDPEGALDAAKASARRWLAGRPLGPVDGVPCTLKENIATEGTPIPLGTAATELVPAPADGPAAARLRESGAVLLGKTTMPDYGMLTSGLSSFHPAARNPWDTTLTPGGSSAGAAAACAARYAPLHVGTDIGGSIRLPAGWCGSVGLKPSFGRVPVDPPYPGRVAGPLTRTAADAGLLMSVLSGPDSRDHLSLPPAELDFATVPAEVAGLRIGLQLDAGTGLPVAPEVHAAVRAAATAFERAGAVVEPVEPFLTRQMLDGLDLFWRTRFLSDTAALPPRRWERILPYIADWVRGAGGASGIEVYRGFAQIDAISVATLRACAPFDAVLSPVCPVQAPPADWASPTNDPDAPFEHIAFTVPPNMSGQPSVSVNCGYTAGGQPIGLQITGRRFDDPGVLRVAAAYERLRPAQRPWPR; this is encoded by the coding sequence GTGAGCGACCTGATCGAGCTGAGCGCGACCGAACTGATCCAGGGCTACCGCGGCGGGACGCTGTCGCCGGTGGAGGTCACCGGGGCGGCCATCGCCAGGATCGAGGAGCTGGAGCCGACCCTGTGCGCGCTGTACGCCTCCGATCCGGAGGGCGCGCTGGACGCGGCCAAGGCCTCGGCGCGGCGCTGGCTGGCGGGCAGGCCGCTCGGCCCGGTGGACGGGGTGCCGTGCACGCTCAAGGAGAACATCGCCACCGAGGGGACCCCGATCCCGCTCGGCACGGCCGCGACCGAGCTGGTCCCCGCCCCGGCCGACGGGCCGGCCGCCGCGCGGCTGCGCGAATCCGGCGCGGTGCTGCTCGGTAAGACCACCATGCCCGACTACGGGATGCTGACCTCGGGCCTTTCCAGCTTCCACCCCGCCGCCCGCAACCCGTGGGACACCACACTCACCCCCGGCGGGTCCAGCGCGGGCGCGGCGGCGGCCTGCGCCGCCCGGTACGCGCCGCTGCACGTCGGCACCGATATCGGCGGCTCGATCCGGTTGCCGGCAGGCTGGTGCGGGTCGGTCGGCCTGAAGCCGAGCTTCGGCCGGGTGCCGGTCGACCCGCCCTACCCCGGCCGGGTCGCCGGCCCGCTGACCAGGACCGCCGCCGACGCCGGGCTGCTGATGAGCGTGCTGTCCGGGCCCGATTCCCGGGACCACCTGAGCCTGCCGCCCGCCGAGCTGGACTTCGCCACCGTCCCGGCCGAGGTCGCCGGGCTGCGTATCGGCTTGCAGCTCGACGCCGGGACCGGGCTCCCGGTGGCGCCCGAGGTACACGCGGCGGTGCGCGCGGCGGCCACCGCCTTCGAGCGGGCGGGTGCCGTGGTCGAACCGGTCGAGCCGTTCCTCACCAGGCAGATGCTGGACGGGCTCGACCTGTTCTGGCGCACCCGGTTCCTCTCCGACACCGCCGCGCTGCCGCCGCGGCGGTGGGAGCGGATCCTGCCGTACATCGCCGACTGGGTGCGCGGCGCCGGTGGCGCCTCCGGGATCGAGGTGTACCGCGGTTTCGCCCAGATCGACGCGATCAGCGTCGCCACCCTGCGGGCCTGCGCCCCGTTCGACGCGGTGCTCTCCCCGGTGTGCCCGGTGCAGGCGCCGCCGGCGGACTGGGCGTCGCCGACGAACGACCCGGACGCGCCGTTCGAGCACATCGCGTTCACCGTGCCGCCCAACATGTCCGGCCAGCCCTCGGTGTCGGTGAACTGCGGCTATACCGCGGGTGGGCAGCCGATCGGGCTGCAGATCACCGGCCGCCGGTTCGACGACCCCGGGGTGCTCAGGGTGGCCGCCGCCTACGAGCGGTTACGCCCCGCTCAGCGCCCCTGGCCGCGCTAG
- a CDS encoding MFS transporter: MGSRGRSPRLGSDFGKLWAANLATNIADGVAMAAGPLLAISLTGNPTLIAGTVFVQQLPWLLFSLISGVYVDRLDRRKLIAVVDLLRGVVIGGLAIAVWSGVATIAVVYLAFFLVGTAETLADNASGALLPSIVGAEALPRANARLIATQQVADELAAPPLGAALFALGTALPFGVNAAGFVVAALLVSTIRGGGRTGPVERRPLRAEIGEGLRWLWHNQVVRMLALSICAMNVTLLAAFAILVLYARERLGLAEIGFGLLLSAMAVGGLIGAGIASRLRHRFTDSVLLRTGLIVETGTHVLLALAETPWLAVATLVLFGMHGAIWGVVATTWRQRVVPEHLRGRVNSVYLLFAVGGAALGSLVSGPLVSAFDVTAPFWLSAVLMAVVTAVAWPYFGRHLLARPGALSGA; the protein is encoded by the coding sequence ATGGGGAGCAGGGGGCGGTCGCCGCGGCTGGGTTCCGACTTCGGCAAGCTGTGGGCGGCGAACCTGGCCACCAACATCGCCGACGGGGTCGCGATGGCGGCCGGGCCGCTGCTGGCGATATCGCTCACCGGCAACCCGACGCTGATCGCCGGCACGGTGTTCGTGCAGCAGCTTCCCTGGCTGCTGTTCTCGCTGATCAGCGGCGTGTACGTGGATCGGCTGGACCGGCGCAAGCTGATCGCCGTGGTCGACCTGCTGCGTGGCGTGGTGATCGGCGGGCTGGCCATCGCCGTCTGGTCGGGCGTGGCCACGATCGCCGTGGTGTACCTGGCGTTCTTCCTGGTCGGGACGGCGGAGACGCTGGCGGACAACGCTTCCGGCGCACTGCTGCCGAGCATCGTCGGCGCGGAGGCGCTGCCACGGGCCAACGCCCGGCTGATCGCGACCCAGCAGGTGGCCGACGAGCTGGCCGCGCCGCCGCTGGGGGCCGCGCTGTTCGCGCTCGGGACGGCGCTGCCGTTCGGGGTGAACGCCGCCGGGTTCGTGGTGGCGGCGCTGTTGGTCAGCACGATCCGGGGTGGTGGGCGGACCGGACCGGTGGAACGGCGGCCACTGCGCGCCGAGATCGGCGAGGGGCTGCGCTGGCTGTGGCACAACCAGGTGGTGCGGATGCTGGCGCTGTCCATCTGCGCGATGAACGTGACCCTGCTGGCCGCGTTCGCCATCCTGGTGCTCTACGCCCGCGAACGGCTCGGCCTCGCCGAGATCGGGTTCGGCCTGCTGCTCAGCGCGATGGCCGTCGGCGGGCTGATCGGTGCCGGGATCGCGAGCAGGCTGCGGCACCGGTTCACCGACTCGGTGCTGCTCCGCACCGGCCTGATCGTGGAGACGGGCACGCATGTGCTGCTGGCGCTGGCCGAGACGCCGTGGCTGGCGGTGGCGACCCTGGTGCTGTTCGGGATGCACGGCGCGATCTGGGGCGTGGTCGCCACCACCTGGCGGCAGCGGGTGGTCCCCGAGCACCTGCGCGGCCGGGTGAACAGCGTGTACCTGCTGTTCGCGGTGGGTGGCGCGGCGCTGGGCAGCCTGGTCAGCGGCCCGCTGGTGAGCGCCTTCGACGTCACGGCGCCGTTCTGGCTTTCGGCGGTGTTGATGGCGGTGGTGACCGCGGTGGCGTGGCCGTACTTCGGGCGGCACCTGCTAGCGCGGCCAGGGGCGCTGAGCGGGGCGTAA
- a CDS encoding DUF4276 family protein, producing MADRPRRLHVLVEGQTEEIVVNQVISPYLANYGWWTSHSLAKTKRPAGGSTHKGGVTRWAKLELDLRLLLRDSSIDVLTTVLDYYAFPADSPGMRTRPAGPPHDRVLHVEAALRTSVKDPRFLPNLVLHELETWVFAAAEELGSCGNDPKLAAILCRDVDAAGGSELVNDGPLAIAELGIDDLRTRCPHFDAWLTRLISAPAEML from the coding sequence ATGGCTGATCGACCTCGCCGCCTGCATGTCCTCGTCGAGGGGCAGACCGAGGAGATCGTCGTCAACCAGGTCATCTCGCCGTACCTGGCGAACTATGGCTGGTGGACGAGTCATTCCCTGGCCAAGACGAAACGCCCTGCCGGTGGGTCGACGCACAAGGGCGGGGTCACTCGATGGGCCAAACTGGAGCTGGACCTCAGACTGCTGCTGCGGGACAGCAGCATCGACGTACTGACGACCGTCCTCGACTACTACGCGTTTCCCGCGGACAGCCCGGGCATGCGAACGCGGCCCGCGGGCCCACCGCATGACCGCGTCCTGCATGTGGAGGCGGCTCTGCGCACCTCGGTCAAGGATCCGCGTTTTCTGCCGAACCTGGTACTACACGAACTCGAAACGTGGGTGTTCGCCGCCGCCGAGGAGCTGGGGTCCTGCGGGAACGACCCGAAACTCGCCGCCATATTGTGCCGAGACGTCGATGCGGCGGGAGGTTCTGAGCTGGTCAACGACGGTCCGCTGGCCATCGCCGAGCTCGGTATCGACGACCTACGTACGCGATGCCCGCACTTCGATGCCTGGCTGACCCGTCTGATCAGCGCGCCCGCCGAAATGCTCTGA
- a CDS encoding AAA family ATPase: MLLSLSESERDENRAAYARIVNAVRQVAPFFRDFVLRPEGNDRVRLRWWQHDSDALFSANQMSDGTLRFLCLAALLLQPELPALVVLDEPELGLHPFAIVQLAGLLRQAAARSQVLIATQSVTLMNQFEIGDLIVVEREGGTSTFTRPPADHLAAWLEEHSLGELWEKNLIGGRPGDRGSTAHG, encoded by the coding sequence GTGCTGCTCAGCCTGAGCGAAAGCGAACGGGACGAGAACCGCGCCGCCTATGCTCGCATCGTGAACGCGGTCCGGCAGGTCGCGCCGTTCTTCCGGGACTTCGTGTTGCGCCCGGAAGGCAACGACCGCGTCCGGCTCCGGTGGTGGCAGCACGACTCCGATGCGCTGTTCTCGGCCAACCAGATGTCCGACGGTACGCTGCGGTTTCTCTGCCTGGCGGCCCTGCTGTTGCAGCCCGAACTGCCCGCGCTCGTCGTGCTGGACGAACCCGAGCTGGGGCTGCATCCGTTCGCTATCGTGCAGCTCGCGGGCTTACTCAGGCAGGCGGCCGCACGGAGCCAGGTACTGATCGCGACCCAGTCGGTCACGCTGATGAACCAGTTCGAGATCGGAGATCTCATCGTGGTCGAGCGGGAAGGCGGTACATCCACGTTCACGCGTCCGCCGGCCGACCACCTGGCCGCATGGCTGGAGGAGCACTCGCTCGGCGAGCTGTGGGAGAAGAACCTGATTGGCGGCCGGCCCGGTGATCGAGGCAGCACCGCACATGGCTGA
- a CDS encoding AAA family ATPase, which produces MISRTLDSITIEGFTSIRSATVDLGRLNVLVGANGAGKSNFVRTFGLLGRIAAGALNLFVNLHGGASALVNSTEGSSRIRLRLDAPPNAYEANLIPAANDELIFEDESVSFHGPGHEQPYRESLGRGQRDPAARGGRTQTRANRRTRCRSAERLPRLPLPRHKRRRAGQATGPDGGQPRLAS; this is translated from the coding sequence ATGATCAGCCGCACACTGGACTCGATCACGATCGAGGGGTTCACCTCGATCCGTTCCGCCACGGTCGATCTGGGTCGGTTGAACGTGCTGGTGGGCGCCAACGGCGCTGGGAAGAGCAACTTTGTCCGGACTTTCGGCCTACTCGGCCGAATCGCGGCCGGTGCGCTCAACCTGTTCGTCAACCTGCACGGCGGCGCATCGGCACTGGTGAACAGCACCGAGGGGTCCTCACGCATCCGGCTCCGCCTGGACGCGCCGCCGAACGCATACGAGGCGAACCTGATCCCGGCCGCGAATGACGAACTCATCTTCGAGGACGAAAGCGTCTCCTTCCACGGGCCGGGTCACGAACAGCCGTACCGGGAATCTCTCGGCAGGGGACAGCGAGACCCGGCTGCGCGAGGAGGCCGAACGCAAACCCGGGCGAATCGCCGCACACGTTGTCGGTCTGCTGAACGGTTGCCGCGTCTACCACTTCCACGACACAAGCGGCGACGCGCCGGTCAAGCAACTGGTCCCGACGGCGGACAACCTCGCCTTGCGTCATGA
- a CDS encoding HpcH/HpaI aldolase/citrate lyase family protein, protein MTEVTPRRSVLYMPGANERALEKAKTLPADALILDLEDAVAPDAKEAARERVCAAAASGEYGPRELTIRVNGLDTEWHDADLRAAAKAGPAAVVVPKVNSAREVHNIERALELGGAPEHTRIWAMVETPVAMLHAEEIAAASERLTVLVLGTNDLAKELHAEFVPGRAPLLGGLSLCLLAARATGKVILDGVYNDVRDLEGFEAECVQGRQFGFDGKTLIHPGQLEPCNRVFAPSEEEVDRSRRIITAFDEAQAAGQGVVTVDGRMIENLHVDNARRILALADAIAARA, encoded by the coding sequence ATGACCGAGGTGACCCCGCGCCGGTCCGTGCTGTACATGCCCGGCGCGAACGAACGCGCGCTGGAGAAGGCCAAGACCCTGCCCGCGGACGCGCTGATCCTCGATCTGGAGGATGCGGTGGCCCCGGACGCCAAGGAAGCGGCGCGGGAACGGGTGTGTGCCGCCGCGGCGTCCGGCGAGTACGGACCGCGCGAGTTGACCATTCGAGTGAACGGCCTGGACACCGAATGGCACGACGCCGACCTGCGCGCCGCGGCCAAGGCGGGCCCGGCCGCCGTCGTGGTTCCCAAGGTGAACTCGGCCCGCGAGGTGCACAACATCGAGCGCGCGCTGGAGCTCGGCGGGGCGCCCGAGCACACCAGGATCTGGGCGATGGTGGAGACCCCGGTCGCCATGCTGCATGCCGAGGAGATCGCCGCGGCCAGTGAGCGGCTGACCGTGCTGGTGCTGGGCACCAACGACCTGGCGAAGGAGCTGCACGCGGAGTTCGTCCCCGGCCGCGCGCCGCTGCTCGGTGGGCTCTCCCTGTGCCTGCTCGCCGCGCGGGCCACCGGCAAGGTGATCCTGGACGGGGTCTACAACGACGTGCGCGACCTCGAGGGCTTCGAGGCGGAGTGCGTGCAGGGCAGGCAGTTCGGCTTCGACGGGAAGACGCTCATCCACCCCGGCCAGCTCGAGCCGTGCAACCGCGTGTTCGCGCCCTCGGAGGAGGAGGTCGACCGCTCCCGCCGGATCATCACCGCCTTCGACGAGGCGCAGGCGGCCGGGCAGGGCGTGGTGACCGTGGACGGTCGGATGATCGAGAACCTGCACGTGGACAACGCCCGCCGGATCCTCGCCCTCGCCGACGCCATCGCCGCCCGCGCCTGA
- a CDS encoding HpcH/HpaI aldolase/citrate lyase family protein: MRSPKDFFAPLAVGAPDPPRQIPVLPSRMIHFFDPGNEKMATKVPGIAPQVDVLLGNLEDAIRADRKEAARNGLVRIAKSVDFGRTQLWTRVNSLDSPWVLDDLITLVTEIGDRLDVIMVPKVEGAQDIHYVDRLLAQLEARAGLTRPLLVHAILETASGVANVEEIAGASPRMQGISLGPADLAASRRMKTTRVGGGHPGYLVRTDPVGEELDEGRTTYQQDLWHYTVARMVDACAMHGILPYYGPFGDIRDTVACEDQFRNAFLLGCVGAWSLHPAQIEIAKKVFSPAPRDVAWARKVIGAMGDGTGAVMIEGKMQDDASVKQCRVVAELADALAARDPELAEAYDAATEEALAE; this comes from the coding sequence ATGCGCTCGCCGAAGGACTTCTTCGCGCCCCTCGCCGTGGGGGCGCCCGATCCGCCGCGGCAGATCCCGGTACTGCCCTCCCGGATGATCCACTTCTTCGACCCGGGCAACGAGAAGATGGCGACCAAGGTCCCCGGCATCGCGCCGCAGGTCGACGTTCTGCTCGGGAACCTGGAGGACGCGATCAGGGCGGACCGGAAAGAGGCGGCGCGCAACGGCCTCGTGCGGATCGCGAAGTCGGTCGACTTCGGTCGCACCCAGCTCTGGACCCGGGTGAACAGCCTCGACTCGCCCTGGGTGCTGGACGACCTGATCACGCTGGTCACCGAGATCGGCGACCGGCTCGACGTGATCATGGTGCCGAAGGTGGAGGGCGCGCAGGACATCCACTACGTGGACCGGTTGCTCGCCCAGCTCGAGGCGCGCGCCGGGCTGACCAGGCCGTTGCTGGTGCACGCGATCCTGGAGACCGCGAGCGGTGTGGCCAATGTGGAGGAGATCGCCGGGGCGAGCCCGCGGATGCAGGGCATCTCGCTGGGGCCCGCGGACCTCGCCGCCAGTCGCCGGATGAAGACCACCAGGGTCGGCGGGGGGCACCCCGGCTACCTGGTGCGCACCGACCCGGTCGGCGAGGAGCTGGACGAGGGCCGCACCACCTACCAGCAGGACCTGTGGCACTACACCGTCGCGCGCATGGTGGATGCCTGCGCGATGCACGGGATCCTGCCGTACTACGGGCCGTTCGGCGACATCCGGGACACGGTGGCCTGCGAGGACCAGTTCCGCAACGCCTTCCTGCTCGGCTGCGTGGGCGCGTGGAGCCTGCACCCGGCGCAGATCGAGATCGCGAAGAAGGTGTTCTCCCCCGCGCCGCGGGACGTGGCCTGGGCACGCAAGGTGATCGGCGCGATGGGCGACGGCACCGGCGCCGTGATGATCGAAGGAAAGATGCAGGACGACGCCTCGGTGAAGCAGTGCAGGGTGGTCGCCGAGCTCGCCGACGCGCTGGCCGCTCGGGACCCGGAGCTGGCCGAGGCCTACGACGCCGCGACCGAGGAGGCACTGGCCGAATGA
- a CDS encoding SDR family oxidoreductase: MRVVIAGGHGKIALNLEKLLAANGDHAVGIIRNPDHAGDLRDLSAEPAVLDLETATVDEVAEVLAGADATVFAAGAGPGSGVARKDTVDKAASALLADAAERAGVRRFVQVSAMGLSRADNPATDEVFAVYLRAKAAAEEDLRARDLDWTILRPGRLTDDPGAGQVHLADEVPPGEVTREDVAQVLAGLLAEPIALRRTLELTGGNTPVSEVLSRL; this comes from the coding sequence ATGCGAGTAGTGATCGCGGGTGGACACGGCAAGATCGCGCTGAACCTGGAGAAGCTGCTGGCCGCGAACGGCGACCACGCGGTGGGCATCATCCGCAATCCCGACCACGCAGGCGACCTGCGGGACCTCAGTGCCGAACCGGCCGTGCTGGATCTCGAGACGGCGACGGTGGACGAGGTCGCCGAGGTGCTTGCCGGCGCGGACGCCACGGTGTTCGCGGCGGGAGCCGGACCGGGCAGCGGCGTCGCCCGCAAGGACACCGTGGACAAGGCCGCCTCGGCCCTGCTCGCCGACGCCGCCGAACGCGCGGGTGTGCGCAGGTTCGTGCAGGTCAGCGCGATGGGCCTGAGCAGGGCGGACAATCCGGCGACGGACGAGGTGTTCGCCGTCTACCTGCGTGCCAAGGCCGCGGCCGAGGAGGACCTGCGGGCGCGGGACCTGGACTGGACGATCCTGCGCCCCGGGCGGCTGACCGACGATCCGGGCGCCGGCCAGGTCCACCTCGCCGACGAGGTGCCGCCCGGCGAGGTGACCAGGGAGGACGTGGCGCAGGTGCTGGCCGGCCTGCTGGCCGAACCGATCGCGCTGCGCCGCACGCTGGAGCTGACCGGCGGGAACACCCCGGTCAGCGAAGTACTCAGCCGGCTGTGA